Proteins encoded together in one Bradyrhizobium sp. PSBB068 window:
- a CDS encoding membrane integrity-associated transporter subunit PqiC — translation MEIRAPYVVVGAFVLSAIVAVFGFVYWLDNVGGIGKRESYQLVFTDPVPGLLVGAGVLFNGIRVGEVTALELVPERPREVHATIAVAERTPVHSDTRVGVDFQGLTGVPVIALEGGDDPAAPPARAPLVAEKGAGRSLTQAARDALRRVDAVLSENSAPLHSTIENLGTFAEGLARNTPKLDGIVAGLERMTGGAPAPRKVVYDLHAVAEFGPQHGGSLPSPMVMAEPTAIARLQTQRFLFTPDEDVAGFADAQWGDSLPVLLQARLQQSFENYDISHAPLRADSSVEGVPRLLIDLRRFEIALGPQPKAVMALSAKIVGSDGQIKAAQLFEETAPLAALSPDNAATAFDNAFGALARKLVTWTSSGA, via the coding sequence ATGGAAATTCGCGCGCCCTATGTTGTCGTCGGTGCATTCGTATTGTCGGCGATCGTCGCCGTGTTCGGCTTTGTCTACTGGCTGGACAATGTCGGCGGCATCGGCAAGCGAGAGAGCTACCAACTCGTGTTCACGGATCCCGTGCCGGGGCTCCTCGTTGGTGCGGGCGTGCTCTTCAACGGCATTCGCGTCGGCGAGGTGACCGCGCTCGAACTGGTGCCGGAGCGCCCTCGCGAGGTTCACGCCACGATCGCCGTCGCCGAGCGCACGCCGGTGCATAGCGACACGCGTGTCGGCGTTGATTTCCAGGGCCTGACCGGCGTCCCGGTGATCGCGCTAGAGGGGGGCGATGATCCCGCAGCGCCGCCGGCGCGCGCGCCGCTGGTCGCCGAAAAGGGCGCCGGGCGGAGCCTGACGCAAGCTGCCCGCGATGCGCTGCGCAGGGTCGATGCCGTCCTGTCGGAGAATTCCGCGCCGCTGCACAGCACGATTGAGAACCTCGGCACCTTTGCCGAGGGGCTGGCACGCAACACGCCGAAGCTCGACGGCATCGTGGCGGGGCTGGAGCGCATGACGGGTGGAGCTCCTGCGCCCCGCAAGGTTGTCTACGATCTTCACGCCGTTGCGGAATTCGGCCCGCAGCACGGCGGATCGTTGCCTTCCCCCATGGTGATGGCGGAGCCGACCGCGATCGCGCGTCTGCAAACGCAGCGTTTCCTGTTTACGCCTGACGAGGACGTCGCCGGCTTCGCGGACGCACAATGGGGCGACAGCTTGCCGGTGCTGCTGCAAGCGCGCCTTCAGCAGAGCTTTGAAAACTATGACATTTCTCACGCGCCGTTGCGTGCCGACAGCTCCGTTGAGGGCGTCCCGCGCCTGCTGATCGATTTGCGGCGCTTCGAGATCGCGCTTGGGCCGCAGCCGAAGGCGGTCATGGCGCTGTCGGCGAAGATCGTGGGCTCCGATGGGCAGATCAAGGCTGCACAATTGTTCGAGGAAACTGCCCCCCTCGCGGCTCTCTCGCCCGACAATGCCGCAACCGCCTTCGACAATGCCTTCGGTGCATTGGCGCGCAAGCTCGTCACGTGGACATCATCGGGGGCATGA
- a CDS encoding ATP-binding cassette domain-containing protein translates to MGSTAIHIRNLVVGFGSKTILNHLNLDVRQGEILGLVGASGGGKSVLMRALVGLLPKRGGQIDYVDHGKGERNWGILFQQGALFSALTARQNVQFPLRENAHLSPRLLDEIADAKLEMVGLSRADGDKFPSELSGGMTKRVALARALALDPALLFLDEPTSGLDPIAAGEFDALIRTLHRTLRFTVFMVTHDLNSLQAICDRVAALAEGRIVTVGPLSSVLESDHPWVKAYFHGARAQTLGFGT, encoded by the coding sequence ATGGGCTCGACGGCTATCCATATCCGCAATCTGGTGGTTGGCTTCGGCAGCAAGACGATCCTCAACCATCTCAATCTTGACGTGAGGCAGGGCGAGATCCTAGGTCTCGTCGGTGCGTCAGGCGGCGGAAAATCAGTGCTGATGCGAGCCTTGGTCGGCCTGCTGCCGAAACGTGGCGGGCAAATCGACTATGTCGACCACGGGAAAGGTGAGCGGAACTGGGGTATCCTGTTCCAACAAGGCGCGCTGTTCTCGGCTTTGACGGCGCGGCAGAATGTTCAATTTCCGCTCCGCGAGAATGCGCATCTCTCGCCGCGGCTCCTCGATGAGATCGCGGATGCCAAGCTGGAGATGGTGGGTCTCTCCCGCGCGGACGGCGACAAGTTTCCTTCCGAGCTCTCGGGCGGCATGACCAAGCGGGTCGCGCTGGCCCGCGCACTCGCATTGGATCCCGCCCTGCTGTTTCTGGACGAGCCGACCTCCGGCCTCGATCCGATCGCGGCGGGCGAGTTTGATGCCCTGATCAGAACGCTGCACCGGACGCTTCGCTTCACAGTGTTCATGGTGACGCACGACCTCAACAGCTTGCAGGCGATTTGCGACCGGGTCGCCGCACTCGCCGAGGGGCGAATCGTAACGGTGGGGCCGCTGTCATCCGTGCTCGAATCCGACCATCCCTGGGTCAAGGCTTACTTTCACGGTGCGCGGGCCCAGACGCTTGGTTTTGGCACCTAG
- a CDS encoding ABC transporter permease — translation MLAAGGAWNVANVEVLERLCERAADADIGAIDLRCVTTLDTVGAWLLERLARGGPTRAALTGVDGPYGDLLEEVRGLNRAERGERKSINPLLEKLDQVGRGSRRLVSDSGAFLHMLGAFSAALFAVLRHPRSFRLTSTFYQLGRVGWQAVPIMALITFLIGAIIAQQGIFHFRRFGAESYVVDMVGILVLREIGVLIVAIMVAGRSGSAYTAEIGAMKMREEIDALSTMGLDPVAVLILPRVLALVVALPILAFLGSLAALYGGGLIAWLYGGMSPAIFIARLHDAVSITHFEVGIIKAPFMALVIGLVAAVEGLSVKGSAESLGQQTTASVVKSIFLVIVLDGLFAVFFASIGM, via the coding sequence GTGCTTGCGGCAGGCGGGGCGTGGAACGTTGCGAACGTCGAGGTGTTGGAACGGCTATGCGAGCGCGCGGCGGACGCGGATATCGGAGCGATCGATCTACGCTGCGTCACTACGCTCGACACCGTCGGGGCCTGGCTGCTTGAAAGATTGGCCCGTGGCGGTCCAACCAGAGCGGCGCTGACCGGCGTGGACGGCCCGTATGGCGATTTGTTGGAAGAAGTGCGGGGGCTGAACCGTGCCGAGCGCGGTGAACGCAAATCCATAAACCCCCTGCTGGAGAAACTCGACCAGGTCGGTCGTGGCAGCAGGCGGCTGGTATCCGATTCCGGGGCCTTCCTGCATATGCTCGGCGCTTTCAGCGCAGCGCTGTTCGCGGTGCTCAGGCATCCGCGGTCGTTTCGGCTGACGTCGACCTTCTATCAGCTCGGCCGGGTGGGCTGGCAAGCGGTGCCGATCATGGCGCTGATTACCTTCTTGATCGGGGCCATCATCGCTCAGCAGGGGATCTTCCATTTCCGTCGCTTCGGCGCCGAGTCCTATGTCGTCGACATGGTCGGCATCCTTGTGCTGCGCGAGATCGGCGTGCTGATCGTCGCCATCATGGTGGCTGGACGATCGGGCAGTGCCTATACGGCCGAGATCGGTGCCATGAAGATGCGCGAGGAGATCGACGCGCTCAGTACCATGGGGCTCGATCCGGTCGCGGTGCTGATCTTGCCGCGGGTGCTGGCGCTCGTGGTGGCGCTGCCGATCCTTGCCTTTCTCGGATCGCTCGCCGCGCTCTATGGCGGCGGGCTAATCGCCTGGCTCTATGGTGGCATGAGTCCGGCAATCTTCATCGCGCGCCTGCATGACGCGGTCTCCATCACGCATTTTGAAGTCGGTATCATCAAGGCGCCATTCATGGCGCTCGTGATCGGACTTGTCGCCGCGGTGGAGGGACTGAGTGTCAAAGGCAGCGCAGAGTCGTTGGGACAGCAGACGACTGCGTCGGTCGTGAAATCGATCTTCCTGGTCATCGTGCTCGACGGACTGTTCGCCGTCTTCTTCGCCTCGATTGGGATGTAG